The Ovis canadensis isolate MfBH-ARS-UI-01 breed Bighorn chromosome 24, ARS-UI_OviCan_v2, whole genome shotgun sequence DNA window taaaacagagcaTCCCTGTAGCTCAATGATATTATGTAAAGTAGTTTTAACATCCCAAGTTGACATCACTTTGGTCCAGAGACAGAATGCAATCCAATGAGCGTCAGAATAACCTATTCTCTGTTTTTCAGATCCAGATACCTTTGAACCCCAAAAATTCTTCCAGACTTCGGGCCTCGCTAAGATGTCGGCCAGTCAGGTGAAAGATGTTTTTCGTTTCATAGACAACGACCAGAGTGGGTACCTGGATGAAGAAGAGCTGAAGTGAGCTTTGTCCTAAGCCCGACCAGCACCCCAACATTGTTAGGTGGGGCTGAGGTGCAGTGGAGGCCAGCCTCCCCAGCATCTTTCAATGACCAGCTCTGATGCTGGTCACTCAGTAGATTCTCATAAAAGAGCAGAACATGAGTCAATCAGCCACGCTGACTCACAAAACACTAAATATGAGCACCAAAGACTTGGGGACAAAAAGTCATTAGTCTTAGGAGTCTTCCTTGGCAAACCGACTTAATAGcaaacttctgaaaaaaaaaattttttttaacaaaaggtcCACTAGTCTCGACAATGAAAGAAACTTTCGCTTGCTAAGATCTTGACTGATTATTGTGGTTGCTGGGAACAGATGGTTTgcttcaagagaaaaagaaaggggcgAACACAGAAATGTGTGTGGGTTTTAAAAACATTCCCCTCAATCTTCACTATCCTGTAGGTTTTTCCTCCAGAAGTTTGAGAGTGGTGCTAGAGAACTGACCGAGTCAGAAACCAAGTCCTTGATGGCAGCTGCAGACAATGACGGAGACGGGAAGATCGGGGCTGATGGTAAGTTCACACCTGCACACGGCAGGAGAGACTTGAGCTCAGGCGGCATCCGGGGCAGGGCGGTTAGGCCACGAGGTCAGACAAATATAGGTTAAACACCCCCTACCTTCAGCTTGCTGAGCCTCAGTCTTTTCATCCAGAAAAGTAAAGTGAGGATGCAAATGATCTATGTCAAGACTCTGGCGTGGGGATATACCATAGAAGGTAGTCCCACTGATCACTGTCTGTGAACCAGAAAATACCCTTCACCTGACCAGGGTACTAGCTACTAGCCTGGCCCATTATTTGCAAGACACCCTGATGCACCTGAAAAATAATGTTAGGAATCTCCAGCAGTTAGGAGACTCCAGGGACTTGAGTCTCTCTGAATAAGGGAAGAACTGACATTCTCAAGTACGTCTCATACCAAAGTGTCTATTTGATTCTTTTGAGTAGGAAAGGATCTTAGCTTGCAAGGGTTTAAAGAAGTATGTTTTCCTGGACGTTAGCATAACAAGGAGGCAATACTAAGAGAACACGTAAATCAATCGCCATTTGCTCAGCCTTCTAGGTGCAGAGCCCtgtattcaaatttcagtgtaaCTGCGTGTCTGGAGGATTATCTTCATCTGATTCTGTCATGTTACCACATGTTTTACCTACTCCGTGCATGTCAGCTCAGAACTTATGTGTGTTCCTTATGGTGGtactaattaaaatgtaaaaaatctaCTCAAAATGATACCACTATCACTTACTACAAGGGAGTTAATGCAGCCTGTATGGACAGTTCAGAAAAATAGTTTAGGTAAGGGAAGATAGATTTAAACTTACTCATGAAAGACTTCAAACAAGCAAAGCTTACCAATAAATGCAAAGCAAATCCTAGTTTTCAGCTTCACTCTGTAGCATCCAccccttattattattatctcttaGTAATATAAATTTTGGGGGCAAGGTTAGGGTCCAGTAGAGAAGAGTTAGTGCAAAATCCCAAACCATTAAATGTTTCCTAAATATACAATAAATAGCCCAACAGAAGGAGGAAACCTCCCTTTTCTGTCCTGAACTGACCAGACAAAAGGTTGAGTGAGCACAGGTACTATGATGGGCTGCTACGATGAATTCATTTCTCGTCAAAGAGAAATGACTGGATTGGCAAGTTCTAATACAAGGGGTTCTGATGCAGAATTAAAGATGTTTGTTACGTTAGATGAGGCGGGAGA harbors:
- the OCM2 gene encoding putative oncomodulin-2, yielding MSITDVLSADDIAAALQECRDPDTFEPQKFFQTSGLAKMSASQVKDVFRFIDNDQSGYLDEEELKFFLQKFESGARELTESETKSLMAAADNDGDGKIGADEFQEMVHS